In Exiguobacterium sibiricum 7-3, a genomic segment contains:
- the opp3b gene encoding oligopeptide ABC transporter permease, which produces MGRYLAQRLVYGVLTFLLIASFTFFLMDLLPGSPFQNQEKLSPEQLDILRDKYNLNDPLPQRYAAYMVNLVQGDLGVSFKYDSRPVTDLIMERIGPSAQLGIQALVLGVLLGLVLGVVAALRHNTAVDYGAMFISVLGISVPSFVFASLLQYYIGVKWGVLPVAFWESPAHTILPTVSLSLGVTASIARFVRTEMLEVTGQDYVTLAKAKGLDGQSITWKHMVRNALIPAITILGPMTAALITGTFVIEKIFAVPGLGELFVSSITQNDYTVIMGTTLFFSAVFILMILIVDILYGVVDPRIRLGGSK; this is translated from the coding sequence ATGGGCCGTTATTTAGCTCAACGCCTTGTTTACGGCGTACTGACGTTTTTACTCATCGCTTCGTTCACTTTCTTCCTAATGGATCTGTTACCAGGTTCACCGTTCCAAAACCAGGAGAAACTTTCTCCTGAACAGTTGGATATCCTGCGGGATAAATACAACTTGAATGATCCGCTTCCACAACGCTATGCAGCGTACATGGTCAACTTAGTACAAGGGGACCTCGGCGTATCATTTAAATATGACAGCCGTCCAGTAACAGATTTGATTATGGAACGAATTGGACCATCCGCTCAATTAGGTATTCAAGCCCTTGTTCTAGGTGTATTACTTGGTCTTGTTCTAGGTGTTGTCGCGGCTCTTCGCCACAATACTGCAGTTGACTATGGTGCGATGTTCATTTCGGTACTCGGGATTTCCGTGCCATCATTCGTATTTGCGTCACTTCTTCAATATTATATCGGAGTGAAATGGGGCGTATTGCCAGTAGCCTTCTGGGAAAGTCCAGCACATACGATTCTTCCGACCGTTTCCTTATCGCTCGGCGTAACGGCCTCGATTGCCCGTTTCGTTCGAACGGAAATGCTTGAAGTCACCGGGCAGGATTACGTGACACTCGCTAAGGCAAAAGGCCTAGATGGTCAATCAATCACTTGGAAACACATGGTGCGTAATGCCTTGATTCCAGCAATCACGATTCTTGGACCGATGACGGCAGCCTTGATTACCGGAACATTCGTTATCGAGAAAATCTTTGCAGTACCGGGTCTTGGTGAATTGTTCGTTTCATCCATCACACAAAATGACTACACGGTCATCATGGGGACAACACTGTTCTTCTCAGCAGTCTTCATCTTGATGATCTTGATCGTCGATATTCTGTACGGTGTCGTTGATCCACGGATTCGTTTGGGGGGTAGCAAATAA
- the opp3C gene encoding oligopeptide ABC transporter permease, translating to MAEQNSNAKAEQFDSSLFQPVEFNEQAGERIAGKSLNFWQDAWTRLRKNKAAILSLVIIVIIALLSLFGPMLSGRDAYTQTITQAKLPPKITGLEWAGFDGMATLGEKPIDFYETKQVKDTFWFGTDHLGRDLWSRVWEGTRISLFIGFVAALIDVLVGVTYGGISAYYGGRVDNIMQRIAEILTGIPNLILIILFILILEPGITTIILAMTITGWIGMSRLVRGQILKLKNQEFVLAARTLGASSARLVFKHLIPNTLGTIIISLMFTIPGAIFFEAFLSFIGLGLAPPQPSLGTLINEGYKELKTFPYLLVIPSTILVLVMISFNMLADGLRDAFDPRLRR from the coding sequence ATGGCAGAACAAAATTCAAATGCAAAAGCAGAACAGTTCGACTCATCGCTGTTCCAACCAGTAGAATTTAATGAACAAGCAGGCGAACGAATTGCCGGGAAAAGCTTAAACTTCTGGCAAGATGCGTGGACACGCCTTCGTAAAAACAAAGCGGCTATCCTGTCGCTCGTCATCATCGTCATCATTGCACTGTTATCACTATTCGGACCAATGTTGTCTGGTAGAGATGCTTATACCCAAACAATTACCCAAGCTAAACTACCACCAAAAATCACAGGTCTTGAGTGGGCTGGTTTTGATGGAATGGCAACACTTGGTGAAAAGCCGATCGATTTTTATGAAACGAAACAAGTAAAAGATACATTCTGGTTTGGTACGGACCATCTCGGTCGTGACTTATGGTCACGCGTCTGGGAAGGAACACGGATTTCACTCTTCATCGGTTTTGTCGCAGCGCTTATTGATGTTTTAGTTGGTGTCACGTATGGCGGTATTTCCGCTTACTACGGTGGACGCGTCGATAATATCATGCAACGGATTGCGGAAATCTTGACAGGGATTCCGAACTTGATTTTAATCATCTTGTTCATCTTGATTCTTGAACCGGGAATCACAACCATCATCCTCGCGATGACAATCACCGGCTGGATTGGTATGAGTCGACTTGTACGTGGACAGATCCTGAAACTTAAGAACCAGGAATTCGTTCTCGCAGCACGTACACTTGGTGCTTCTAGCGCACGTTTAGTATTCAAGCATTTGATTCCAAATACACTCGGTACAATCATCATTTCATTGATGTTCACGATTCCAGGTGCGATCTTCTTCGAGGCTTTCTTAAGCTTCATCGGTCTTGGTCTTGCTCCACCACAACCATCACTGGGTACACTGATCAATGAAGGGTACAAAGAATTAAAAACATTCCCTTACTTGCTCGTCATCCCGTCTACAATCCTCGTACTTGTCATGATCAGCTTTAACATGCTAGCCGATGGATTACGTGATGCGTTCGACCCACGTCTGCGTCGCTAA
- a CDS encoding ABC transporter ATP-binding protein, translating to METILSVRDLTVAFHTYAGTVQAVRGVSFDLKKGETLAIVGESGSGKSVTSKAIMRLIPNPPGEITKGEIMFDGRDLVKLSDKEMQKVRGRDIAMIFQDPMTSLNPTMTIFKQIAEGLKRHQGLTGDAAKKRTLELLTLVGIPNPEARLKQYPHQLSGGMRQRIVIAIALACNPKVLIADEPTTALDVTIQAQILELLKDIQQKTGTAIIFITHDLGVVANMADRVAVMYAGKLIEKGTVDEIFYEPRHPYTWGLLGSMPRPSDDRSQDLPAIPGTPPNLLHPPVGDAFAPRNQYAMKIDFEKEPPFFPITDTHEAATWLLHPQAPYVEPPVAIRDLALKYRPDSTFAKSLLKGGLK from the coding sequence ATGGAAACTATTTTATCAGTACGCGACCTGACTGTCGCTTTCCATACGTATGCTGGGACGGTTCAAGCCGTCCGCGGTGTATCGTTTGATTTAAAGAAAGGCGAAACACTTGCCATCGTTGGTGAATCTGGTTCAGGTAAGTCGGTTACATCAAAAGCCATCATGCGTTTGATTCCGAATCCTCCCGGTGAGATCACAAAAGGTGAAATCATGTTTGACGGGCGTGACTTGGTCAAACTCTCAGATAAAGAAATGCAAAAAGTCCGTGGTCGTGATATCGCGATGATCTTCCAGGATCCGATGACATCATTAAATCCGACGATGACCATCTTCAAACAGATTGCAGAAGGTTTGAAACGTCACCAAGGATTGACAGGCGACGCAGCGAAAAAACGGACGTTAGAATTACTGACACTTGTTGGAATTCCGAACCCGGAAGCGCGTCTGAAGCAGTATCCGCACCAACTTTCAGGTGGGATGCGTCAACGGATTGTTATCGCGATTGCACTGGCTTGTAATCCTAAAGTCTTGATCGCCGATGAGCCGACGACAGCACTTGATGTTACGATTCAAGCGCAGATTCTTGAGTTGTTAAAAGACATTCAACAAAAAACAGGTACAGCCATCATCTTCATCACGCACGATCTTGGTGTCGTAGCGAACATGGCAGACCGTGTAGCGGTTATGTATGCTGGGAAGTTGATTGAAAAAGGAACGGTTGATGAAATTTTCTATGAGCCACGTCATCCTTACACATGGGGACTGCTTGGATCAATGCCACGACCGTCTGATGATCGCTCGCAAGACTTACCGGCGATTCCTGGTACGCCACCGAACTTATTACATCCACCAGTTGGTGATGCATTCGCACCACGTAATCAGTACGCAATGAAAATTGATTTCGAGAAAGAACCTCCGTTCTTCCCGATCACAGATACTCATGAAGCGGCAACTTGGTTATTACATCCACAAGCACCATATGTAGAACCACCAGTAGCCATCCGCGATCTTGCGCTGAAAT